A stretch of the Carassius carassius chromosome 6, fCarCar2.1, whole genome shotgun sequence genome encodes the following:
- the LOC132141694 gene encoding uncharacterized protein LOC132141694, which produces MPEDPVSRGKTTQQVQDTSNNALNTLLNEPGSPTLQPKSSNFKSTLNQIEGSMVYNFQDTDFIKPVSFLQALNSLTVLTTASTLTTSTTSPPTLLGKVYINIQLVFITLGQIPSETIILQLAKSLISPRYSTKEFSTRTQDASLLNVTYTRINDTSYTLTFGFEISNISMSEKIELRNETYTSIKSTINGLLNEILKDPSASQFDLRHVEFKDNSTVILASVQYVFSESDLNTNSTFVKEIFKANEVLTTASTLTTPSPPNLLGKVIIYIKLVFRTRGAIPSQSDVIQVANTLLNGMKMRTKRALTTKDFTELVSFVNVTYTKIDDYSFSLNFGFEISNVSMPQNLEFRNETYKVIQTYMNSFVSTILNKTTTTDFNFNQIVFKGNSTVIEANVEYVFTDSDIGSFSLVTTLLGFTTTAAPTTFYPTILHTTIYNNSTNAAWVVAIIVPCAIIIGLVPCWILLCCLLCGCCAAIRRRWHRRRSYNVQYTTRNSLF; this is translated from the exons ATGCCAGAGGACCCTGTGTCTAGAGGCAAAACCACCCAGCAAGTGCAGGATACCAGCAATAATGCG ctgaacactcttctgaacGAACCTGGAAGTCCAACTTTACAACCCAAATCATCAAACTTCAA GAGTACATTAAATCAGATTGAGGGCAGTATGGTGTACAACTTCCAAGATACAGATTTCATAAAACCAGTCAGTTTCCTACAGGCACTTAATTCATTGACAG TCTTAACAACAGCTAGCACTCTGACAACAAGTACAACTTCTCCACCAACATT GTTGGGGAAGGTTTATATAAATATTCAATTGGTGTTTATCACATTGGGCCAAATACCAAGTGAAACCATCATTCTACAGTTGGCCAAATCTTTGATTAGCCCACGTTACAGCACTAAAGAATTCTCAACACGAACCCAGGACGCGAGCCTTTTGAATGTCACCTATACAA GAATTAATGATACCTCCTATACTCTCACATTTGGATTTGAAATCAGCAATATATCCATGTCTGAGAAAATTGAACTAAGGAATGAAACTTACACTTCAATCAAAAGCACTATAAATGGATTA CTTAACGAAATCCTAAAAGACCCCTCAGCTTCTCAGTTTGATCTCCGTCACGTTGAATTCAA GGATAATAGCACAGTGATTCTTGCCAGTGTTCAGTATGTTTTCTCAGAAAGTGACTTGAACACAAATAGCACCTTTGTCAAGGAAATATTCAAAGCGAATGAAG ttttaacgACAGCCAGCACTCTGACAACACCTTCTCCACCGAACTT GCTTGGGAAGGTGATCATATACATCAAGCTTGTGTTTAGAACGCGGGGTGCTATACCAAGTCAGAGTGACGTTATACAAGTAGCTAACACTCTGTTGAATGGAATGAAAATGAGAACTAAACGAGCCCTTACAACAAAAGATTTTACTGAACTTGTGAGCTTTGTAAATGTCACCTATACAA AAATTGATGATTACTCCTTCTCTCTTAACTTTGGATTTGAAATCAGCAATGTGTCCATGCCTCAGAACCTTGAATTCAGGAATGAGACCTATAAAGTGATCCAGACCTATATGAATTCATTT GTATCCACAAtcctaaataaaacaacaactacTGACTTTAATTTCAATCAAATCGTTTTCAA GGGTAATTCCACCGTAATTGAGGCCAATGTAGAGTATGTTTTCACAGACAGTGACATCGGCAGTTTCAGCTTGGTCACAACTTTGCTCGGATTTACTACAACAGCCGCTCCAACCACCTTTTACCCCACAATTCTGCACACTACCATTTACAACAACAGTACTAATGCAGCTTGGGTTGTAGCTATCATTGTCCCCTGTGCTATTATCATCGGGCTTGTACCTTGCTGGATTCTTCTTTGC TGTTTGCTGTGTGGTTGCTGTGCAGCAATCAGAAGACGTTGGCACAGAAGACGGTCATACAATGTGCAGTACACCACTCGAAACAGTCTCTTCTAG